The proteins below are encoded in one region of Paraburkholderia aromaticivorans:
- a CDS encoding ornithine cyclodeaminase: MTRYIDVKDVSKLVAEIGMTQVLTTMASYIEQDYRRWDTFEKTARLASHSTDGVIELMPTSDNRLYSFKYVNGHPKNTQSDLLTVMAFGVLADVDTGYPLLLSEMTLTTAIRTAATSALFARFLARPDSRSMAMIGNGAQSEFQAIAFHEMLGIDEIRVFDVDEAATEKLVRNLAPFRTLRVIRCDSAADAVRGADIVTTVTADKTNATILTPEMIEDGMHINAVGGDCPGKTELHADVLRRSRVVVEYEPQTRIEGDIQQLTPDFPVVEFHRIVSGAEKGRQSASQVTVFDSVGFALEDFSALRYLNAASRERNIGIELDLIPTPLDPKNLYGVAIGGAPCEPLKRVEPALADTIRH, from the coding sequence ATGACGCGATACATAGATGTGAAAGACGTTTCAAAGCTGGTCGCCGAGATCGGCATGACGCAGGTTCTGACGACGATGGCGTCATACATCGAACAGGACTATCGCCGTTGGGATACGTTTGAAAAGACTGCCCGGTTGGCAAGCCACTCGACCGATGGCGTGATTGAACTGATGCCGACGTCGGATAACCGGCTGTACTCGTTCAAGTACGTCAACGGGCATCCGAAGAATACACAGTCGGACCTGCTCACCGTCATGGCGTTCGGCGTGCTCGCGGATGTGGACACGGGCTATCCGTTACTCCTGAGTGAGATGACGTTGACGACAGCGATTCGGACGGCCGCGACATCGGCGCTATTTGCACGCTTCCTTGCACGACCGGACTCGCGCTCGATGGCCATGATCGGCAATGGTGCCCAAAGCGAATTTCAGGCCATTGCGTTTCACGAGATGTTGGGTATCGACGAGATCAGAGTCTTCGACGTCGACGAGGCCGCGACGGAAAAGCTCGTGCGCAACCTCGCGCCGTTCAGGACGCTTCGAGTGATACGGTGCGACTCCGCAGCGGACGCGGTCCGAGGCGCGGACATCGTGACCACGGTCACCGCGGACAAGACAAACGCGACGATTCTGACGCCGGAGATGATCGAAGACGGCATGCATATCAACGCCGTCGGGGGCGACTGTCCGGGCAAGACGGAATTGCATGCGGATGTTCTCCGGCGCTCACGTGTCGTCGTCGAGTACGAGCCGCAGACGCGCATAGAAGGTGATATCCAGCAGCTCACGCCGGACTTTCCCGTCGTCGAGTTCCACCGGATCGTGTCCGGCGCGGAAAAAGGTCGCCAATCCGCCTCGCAGGTCACTGTGTTCGACTCGGTCGGTTTCGCGCTGGAAGACTTCTCCGCGCTGCGCTACCTGAATGCTGCGTCACGCGAACGGAACATCGGCATCGAACTCGATCTTATTCCCACGCCGCTTGACCCGAAGAATCTCTATGGCGTGGCGATCGGCGGCGCCCCGTGTGAACCGCTGAAGCGCGTCGAACCCGCGCTGGCTGACACGATTCGTCATTGA
- a CDS encoding histone deacetylase family protein, whose amino-acid sequence MLTIYSSDHRLHHGVELKDGAISDSFEKPLRAETVLAQVRATGLGDVISPKAYKRADYAGAHSQRYIDFLAGAWHEWLATGRTCQALPLVWPVRGLPSHELPEFIDGKLGFFSMDAGSPINAGTWAAISSSANSALTGMDALSSGARAAFALCRPPGHHAGREYMGGYCYLNNAAIAAQHCIDGGAKRVAVLDIDFHHGNGTQDIFYDRPDVLFVSTHGDPTVSYPYFSGHADERGVGAGEGFNLNLPLPKGTAWEGFDHALRHAGTAIGRHAPDALVISLGVDTFEDDPISHFRLRTPDYLRIGEAIARFNVPTLFVMEGGYMVDEIGINAVNVLLGFEGRA is encoded by the coding sequence ATGCTCACCATCTACAGTAGCGATCATCGCTTGCACCATGGCGTCGAACTCAAGGACGGCGCCATCTCCGACTCCTTCGAGAAGCCCCTCCGCGCCGAGACGGTGCTTGCGCAAGTCAGGGCCACCGGACTCGGCGATGTCATCAGCCCAAAGGCCTACAAACGCGCGGACTATGCGGGCGCGCACAGCCAGCGGTACATCGACTTTCTGGCAGGCGCGTGGCACGAATGGCTCGCGACGGGCAGGACCTGTCAGGCTCTGCCGCTCGTTTGGCCCGTGAGGGGTTTGCCCAGTCACGAGTTGCCTGAATTCATCGATGGCAAGCTTGGCTTCTTTTCGATGGACGCCGGTTCCCCCATCAACGCGGGTACGTGGGCCGCGATCAGTTCCAGTGCCAACTCAGCGTTGACGGGCATGGATGCGCTGTCGAGTGGCGCGCGCGCCGCATTCGCGCTTTGCCGCCCGCCGGGCCACCACGCTGGCCGTGAATACATGGGCGGCTATTGTTATCTGAACAACGCGGCGATTGCGGCCCAGCATTGCATCGACGGCGGCGCAAAGCGCGTAGCCGTTCTCGACATCGACTTCCATCACGGCAACGGCACGCAGGACATCTTCTACGATCGACCTGATGTTCTGTTCGTATCGACTCACGGTGATCCAACGGTGTCCTATCCCTATTTCTCAGGGCATGCCGACGAGCGTGGCGTCGGCGCCGGAGAGGGCTTCAATCTGAACCTCCCCCTTCCGAAGGGAACGGCCTGGGAAGGCTTCGACCACGCGTTGCGCCACGCCGGCACGGCGATCGGGCGGCACGCCCCCGACGCGCTGGTCATTTCTCTCGGGGTCGACACGTTCGAAGACGACCCTATCAGCCACTTCCGCCTGCGCACGCCAGACTATCTGCGCATCGGCGAGGCAATCGCAAGGTTCAACGTCCCCACGCTTTTCGTGATGGAGGGCGGATACATGGTGGACGAGATTGGAATCAACGCGGTCAACGTTCTGTTGGGCTTTGAAGGCAGAGCCTGA